One window of the Archangium primigenium genome contains the following:
- a CDS encoding hydroxymethylglutaryl-CoA lyase yields MHSNQHRGPRVTGLGNLPQRVDVYEVGPRDGLQNELRTLPTRDKARLIEALIAAGEKRIEVTSFVHPKWIPQLSDAEELMRLVGRREGVTFSALVPNLKGVERARAAGLQEAAVFISASEAHSRKNINKSIAEAVDAARETSEAALKAGMRVRGYLSTVWGCPYEGDVPVERVVEISRALYADGIYQLSLGDTIGVGTPRQTEAILSALLEHLPVEALALHLHDTRGTALANALVGLQMGVTTFDASIGGLGGCPYAPGAAGNLATEDLVYMLRGMGVDTGIHLDKLVEAGMVAQQLIGRKLAGKFLQAALGEREKAARRARP; encoded by the coding sequence GTGCATTCGAACCAACATCGCGGCCCGCGCGTCACAGGGCTCGGCAACCTTCCCCAGCGGGTGGACGTGTACGAGGTGGGACCTCGGGACGGCCTGCAGAACGAGCTGCGGACCCTGCCCACGCGCGACAAGGCCCGGCTCATCGAGGCGCTCATCGCCGCGGGCGAGAAGCGCATCGAGGTGACGTCCTTCGTCCACCCCAAGTGGATTCCGCAGCTCTCGGACGCGGAGGAGCTCATGCGTCTGGTGGGGCGGCGCGAGGGCGTCACGTTCTCCGCGCTGGTGCCCAACCTCAAGGGCGTGGAGCGCGCGCGGGCCGCGGGCCTGCAGGAGGCCGCGGTGTTCATCTCCGCGTCCGAGGCCCACTCGCGCAAGAACATCAACAAGAGCATCGCCGAGGCGGTGGACGCCGCGCGCGAGACGAGCGAGGCGGCGCTCAAGGCCGGCATGCGCGTGCGCGGCTACCTGTCCACCGTGTGGGGCTGCCCCTACGAGGGCGACGTGCCCGTGGAGCGCGTGGTGGAGATCAGCCGGGCGCTCTACGCGGACGGCATCTACCAGCTGAGCCTCGGGGACACGATCGGCGTGGGCACGCCCCGGCAGACGGAGGCCATCCTCTCCGCGCTGCTCGAGCACCTGCCGGTGGAGGCCCTGGCGCTGCACCTGCACGACACGCGCGGCACGGCGCTGGCCAACGCCCTGGTGGGCCTGCAGATGGGCGTGACGACGTTCGACGCGAGCATCGGCGGACTCGGGGGCTGCCCCTACGCGCCGGGCGCCGCGGGCAACCTGGCCACCGAGGACCTCGTCTACATGCTGCGCGGCATGGGCGTGGACACGGGCATCCACCTGGACAAGCTCGTCGAGGCGGGCATGGTGGCCCAGCAGCTCATCGGCCGGAAGCTGGCGGGCAAGTTCCTCCAGGCCGCCCTGGGCGAGCGCGAGAAGGCGGCCCGCCGGGCCCGGCCCTAG
- a CDS encoding phosphatase PAP2 family protein has product MNDERAEQALHQDTPLVELRAVDLVVVFSCACAALLLLGPFRWAPGAGSSAFVFAVFALGPLLLRTLETYGPRKRVVSFIADFWMLPVVSVGHGMLGPLVSAVTPGLKDARIVALDQHLFGAQASVVLGEWTPRWLMDVLLVCYYGHFLWPLALGCALYFAQRREAFDEYLLALGLFFACNFVFYTWVPAIGPRFFLHAAFPGSLQGLWLTPYLESAMLQPTFVRDCFPSGHTGAALLVLVYAWRFERRVFRVAFLPVLGLIAATLVGRFHYATDLVCAVPLVVGAVAVAAVWSRWARGSLARQVPWDVIVRS; this is encoded by the coding sequence GTGAACGACGAGCGAGCGGAGCAGGCGCTTCATCAGGACACTCCCCTGGTGGAGCTGCGAGCGGTGGACCTGGTGGTCGTCTTCTCGTGTGCCTGCGCGGCCCTGCTGTTGCTCGGGCCGTTCCGCTGGGCGCCCGGTGCCGGCTCCTCGGCGTTCGTCTTCGCGGTGTTCGCGCTCGGCCCGCTCCTGCTCCGCACGCTGGAGACGTATGGGCCCCGCAAGCGCGTGGTGTCCTTCATCGCGGACTTCTGGATGCTGCCCGTGGTGAGCGTGGGCCACGGCATGCTCGGCCCGCTCGTGAGCGCCGTCACCCCGGGGCTCAAGGACGCGCGCATCGTCGCCCTGGATCAGCACCTGTTCGGCGCCCAGGCGTCGGTGGTGCTCGGGGAGTGGACGCCGCGCTGGCTCATGGACGTGCTGCTGGTGTGCTACTACGGGCACTTCCTCTGGCCGCTGGCGCTCGGCTGCGCCCTGTACTTCGCCCAGCGCCGCGAGGCCTTCGACGAGTACCTGCTGGCGCTCGGCCTGTTCTTCGCCTGCAACTTCGTCTTCTACACCTGGGTGCCGGCCATCGGCCCGCGCTTCTTCCTCCACGCGGCCTTCCCCGGCAGCCTCCAGGGCCTGTGGCTCACGCCCTACCTGGAGTCGGCCATGCTCCAGCCCACCTTCGTGCGGGACTGCTTCCCCTCGGGGCACACGGGCGCGGCGCTCCTGGTGCTGGTGTACGCCTGGCGCTTCGAGCGGCGCGTCTTCCGGGTGGCGTTCCTGCCGGTGCTCGGGCTCATCGCGGCCACGCTGGTGGGGCGCTTCCACTACGCGACGGACCTCGTGTGCGCGGTGCCGCTGGTGGTGGGCGCCGTGGCGGTGGCCGCCGTCTGGAGCCGGTGGGCGCGGGGATCCCTGGCGCGCCAGGTGCCGTGGGACGTTATCGTGCGCTCCTGA
- a CDS encoding aminotransferase class I/II-fold pyridoxal phosphate-dependent enzyme, producing MSDVFEKCSSWKDYRIAKATGLYPYFRAIEESFGATEVQIEGRRVIMVGSNNYLGLSADPRVKEAAIKAVERFGTTCSGSRLLNGTLALHEELEHAFARFLNRESALVISTGFQTNLALASILGRHDIVFSDRQNHASLVDGIRLSFATERKFRHNDLGHLEQLLQQATEKEPNAGKIIVTDGVFSMEGDICDLPRIVELAKKYNARVMTDDAHAMGVLGERGRGTSEYFGLEAETDLVMGTFSKSFASLGGVMAGPKDVINYMRHKSRSVIFSASMTPASVASALKALEIIQAEPERRTRLLDIAEKMHNGFRAMGFDTGVSVTPVVPVHIGDQVKCFRFWKALHEAGVFANPVVPPAVEPGHALIRTSYMATHTDEQLDRVLDIFEQIGKKLDVLPQTRPSSFTPVQIARPHTAVRGNQASEKWAAASAGALAGQGFSLDELSRLSKREVADRLFDAVETLTWRAANLQPKDIRELGRMPQKLWAKRGNLPGMLLEKGANLFIRNGREDRS from the coding sequence ATGAGTGACGTATTCGAGAAGTGCAGCAGCTGGAAGGACTACCGCATCGCCAAGGCCACGGGGCTCTACCCGTACTTTCGCGCCATCGAGGAGTCCTTCGGGGCCACGGAGGTCCAGATCGAGGGCCGCCGCGTCATCATGGTCGGCTCGAACAACTACCTGGGCCTGAGCGCGGACCCGCGCGTGAAGGAAGCGGCCATCAAGGCGGTGGAGCGCTTTGGCACCACGTGCTCGGGCTCTCGGCTGCTCAACGGCACGCTCGCCCTGCACGAGGAGCTGGAGCACGCCTTCGCGCGCTTCCTCAACCGCGAGTCGGCGCTCGTCATCTCCACGGGCTTCCAGACGAACCTGGCGCTCGCTTCCATCCTGGGCCGCCACGACATCGTCTTCTCGGACCGGCAGAACCACGCCTCGCTCGTGGACGGCATCCGCCTGTCCTTCGCCACCGAGCGCAAGTTCCGCCACAACGACCTGGGGCACCTCGAGCAGCTGCTCCAGCAGGCCACGGAGAAGGAGCCCAACGCGGGGAAGATCATCGTCACCGACGGCGTGTTCTCCATGGAGGGGGACATCTGCGATCTGCCGCGCATCGTGGAGCTGGCCAAGAAGTACAACGCGCGGGTGATGACGGATGACGCGCACGCCATGGGCGTGCTGGGCGAGCGCGGCCGGGGCACGTCCGAGTACTTCGGGCTGGAGGCGGAGACGGACCTGGTGATGGGCACGTTCTCCAAGAGCTTCGCGTCGCTCGGCGGCGTGATGGCCGGCCCCAAGGACGTCATCAACTACATGCGCCACAAGTCGCGCTCGGTCATCTTCTCCGCGTCCATGACGCCCGCCTCGGTGGCCTCGGCGCTCAAGGCGCTGGAGATCATCCAGGCCGAGCCCGAGCGGCGCACGCGCCTGCTCGACATCGCGGAGAAGATGCACAATGGCTTCCGCGCCATGGGCTTCGACACGGGCGTGTCGGTGACGCCGGTGGTGCCGGTGCACATCGGGGATCAGGTCAAGTGCTTCCGCTTCTGGAAGGCGCTGCACGAGGCGGGCGTGTTCGCCAACCCCGTGGTGCCGCCCGCGGTGGAGCCGGGCCACGCCCTCATCCGCACCAGCTACATGGCCACGCACACCGACGAGCAGCTCGACCGGGTGCTCGACATCTTCGAGCAGATTGGCAAGAAGCTGGACGTCCTCCCCCAGACGCGGCCCTCGAGCTTCACGCCCGTTCAAATCGCCCGTCCCCACACCGCCGTGCGCGGCAACCAGGCCTCGGAGAAGTGGGCCGCGGCGAGCGCCGGCGCGCTCGCGGGCCAGGGCTTCTCGCTCGACGAGCTGTCGCGCCTGTCCAAGCGCGAGGTGGCCGACCGGCTCTTCGACGCGGTGGAGACGCTCACCTGGCGCGCCGCCAACCTGCAGCCCAAGGACATCCGCGAGCTCGGGCGGATGCCCCAGAAGCTCTGGGCCAAGCGCGGCAACCTGCCCGGCATGCTCCTGGAGAAGGGCGCCAACCTCTTCATCCGCAATGGCCGCGAGGACAGGAGCTGA
- a CDS encoding class I SAM-dependent methyltransferase → MSAPPPADSDFFGELYLRSTRPFLSAATTAREVDYLRGCLGDLPAPGPVVDLGCGHGRHAAPLNTEGPLAGRILGLERDALSLGERLPGFPVVQGDLRAPPFRTGALAGAYAWYSTLFVFSDAEHVALLRQVARCVRPGGRLVLHTVPHARIAAQGPASFSTRLPDGSLLEEDSHFDAVRGRDMGHRRLTLPDGRLLSGRYAIRYYPLDELTQLLEFTGFSVRWVHGGPDGSPLTEDSLDLIVGADIRR, encoded by the coding sequence GTGAGCGCACCGCCCCCGGCGGACTCGGACTTCTTCGGCGAGCTGTACCTGCGCTCCACGCGGCCCTTCCTGTCCGCGGCGACGACGGCGCGCGAGGTGGACTACCTGCGCGGCTGTCTGGGAGATCTGCCCGCGCCCGGGCCCGTCGTGGACCTGGGCTGCGGCCACGGCCGGCACGCGGCGCCCCTCAACACCGAGGGCCCCCTGGCCGGGCGCATCCTCGGCCTGGAGCGTGACGCGCTGTCCCTCGGCGAGCGCCTGCCGGGCTTCCCCGTCGTCCAGGGGGATCTGCGCGCGCCGCCGTTCCGCACGGGCGCGCTCGCGGGCGCCTACGCCTGGTACTCCACCTTGTTCGTCTTCTCGGACGCGGAGCACGTGGCGCTCCTGCGGCAGGTGGCGCGGTGCGTGCGGCCGGGCGGGCGCCTGGTCCTCCACACGGTGCCCCACGCCCGCATCGCCGCCCAGGGCCCGGCGTCGTTCTCCACCCGACTGCCCGACGGGAGCCTGTTGGAGGAGGACAGCCACTTCGACGCGGTGCGTGGCCGGGACATGGGCCACCGGCGATTGACCCTGCCCGATGGGCGTTTGCTTTCCGGCCGGTACGCCATCCGGTACTATCCGCTGGACGAACTGACGCAACTGCTCGAATTCACGGGGTTTTCCGTGCGCTGGGTGCACGGGGGGCCCGACGGGAGCCCCCTGACGGAGGACTCCCTGGATCTCATCGTGGGGGCGGACATCCGCCGGTGA
- a CDS encoding MMPL family transporter yields the protein MAESFRERWFKSFLHTSLARPWRVLFAFVLLGLGSALLAGRLEFRGSFVELLPRDAPEVQDLQRVSQKAGGDGYLVVRVRGDTTERLQAFSQKLSAQLETLPEVRYVEHHFDVGFFQERGLWLLPTEQLGALRQDVEARLRYEKQKAIGMDLLGADRAPPDFDALVKKYTPEAPMRADLGSQDGTEMYLMVKPAGTAGDIAFAQKLVGAVQGMAQAEAAQWPGVQLDYAGAFAARLDEDRAMREDLTRAGLLSAVMAVGIILLATRRLWALAVVGVPVIFGVSLTFAFAQLAIGHLNIVTGFLVAILIGLGLEYGIHLTMRYAEERRAHPAAEALARAVRGTFAGALTSALTNAAAFFVLVFAQFEAFRQFGLLAGVGVLLAVLMAYGLGPALLMIFERMRGTRGERPVEARPAEVAPEGLPGGGGRWPTPALVGILLAVLGFAGWSLYVLPQVGFETNMRSLRGDSPTMRLDDHITQQTGMPLNPAILLVDDLAQARIVQEVIREVKAGHGDASTFQRSASLNDLLPQDVPGHEAHIAALRTTLENLPEEALKDPRVAQVSRMLAAQPYGVDELPREVRRRFEALDGQGMFLLLFPSVSNHDTRELSAWAAQLDEVVAKAQARGVNLALLDSNRLAARIFSLVKMDGPFILSAAAGVVFLTILLSLRSFKRACLVAGPLFLGMLCLAGGMHLFGVQLNFINAVVLPNLLAIAVDNSVHLYHRYEEEGPGSLGHVVRHTGLAAVVATLSNAAGYGALLISHHAGLRSIGQIALLGVVCTFLGTTVFFPALLALLERLTGKGVAAGGVQRLEVGSSSKGGAAEPGERKSA from the coding sequence GTGGCAGAGTCTTTCCGAGAGCGGTGGTTCAAGTCCTTCCTCCACACCTCGCTCGCGCGGCCCTGGCGGGTGCTCTTCGCCTTCGTGCTGCTGGGGCTGGGCAGCGCGCTGCTCGCCGGGCGCCTGGAGTTCCGCGGCTCGTTCGTGGAGCTCTTGCCCCGGGACGCCCCCGAGGTGCAGGACCTGCAGCGCGTGTCGCAGAAGGCCGGCGGTGACGGCTACCTCGTGGTGCGCGTGCGCGGGGACACCACCGAGCGGCTCCAGGCCTTCTCCCAGAAGCTGTCCGCCCAGCTCGAGACGCTGCCCGAGGTGCGCTACGTCGAGCACCACTTCGACGTGGGCTTCTTCCAGGAGCGCGGCCTGTGGCTCCTGCCCACCGAGCAGCTCGGGGCGCTGCGCCAGGACGTGGAGGCGCGGCTGCGCTACGAGAAGCAGAAGGCCATCGGGATGGATCTGCTCGGCGCGGATCGCGCGCCGCCGGACTTCGATGCGCTGGTGAAGAAGTACACCCCCGAGGCCCCGATGCGCGCGGACCTGGGCAGCCAGGACGGCACGGAGATGTACCTGATGGTGAAGCCGGCCGGCACCGCGGGCGACATCGCCTTCGCCCAGAAGCTGGTGGGCGCGGTGCAGGGCATGGCCCAGGCCGAGGCCGCCCAGTGGCCTGGCGTCCAGCTTGACTACGCGGGCGCGTTCGCGGCGCGCCTGGACGAGGACCGGGCGATGCGCGAGGACCTCACGCGCGCGGGCCTGCTCTCGGCGGTGATGGCGGTGGGCATCATCCTGCTGGCCACGCGGCGGCTGTGGGCGCTGGCCGTGGTGGGCGTGCCCGTCATCTTCGGCGTGTCGCTCACGTTCGCCTTCGCCCAGCTCGCCATCGGCCACCTGAACATCGTCACGGGCTTCCTCGTGGCCATCCTCATCGGCCTGGGCCTGGAGTACGGCATCCACCTGACCATGCGCTACGCCGAGGAGCGGCGCGCGCACCCGGCCGCCGAGGCGCTCGCGCGCGCCGTGCGCGGCACCTTCGCCGGGGCCCTCACCTCGGCGCTCACCAACGCCGCGGCCTTCTTCGTGCTCGTGTTCGCCCAGTTCGAGGCGTTCCGGCAGTTCGGCCTGCTCGCGGGCGTGGGCGTGCTGCTCGCGGTGCTCATGGCCTATGGCCTGGGCCCCGCGCTGTTGATGATCTTCGAGCGCATGCGCGGCACGCGCGGCGAGCGCCCCGTGGAGGCCCGGCCCGCGGAGGTGGCGCCCGAGGGGCTCCCGGGTGGGGGAGGGCGCTGGCCCACCCCGGCCCTCGTCGGCATCCTCCTGGCGGTGCTCGGCTTCGCGGGGTGGTCGCTCTACGTCCTGCCCCAGGTGGGCTTCGAGACGAACATGCGCAGCCTCCGGGGCGACTCGCCCACGATGCGCCTGGACGACCACATCACCCAGCAGACGGGCATGCCGCTCAACCCCGCCATCCTGCTGGTGGACGACCTGGCGCAGGCGCGCATCGTGCAGGAGGTCATCCGCGAGGTGAAGGCGGGCCACGGCGACGCGTCGACCTTCCAGCGCTCCGCGTCGCTCAATGATCTGCTGCCCCAGGACGTGCCCGGGCACGAGGCCCACATCGCCGCGCTGCGCACCACCCTGGAGAACCTGCCCGAGGAGGCCCTGAAGGATCCCCGCGTGGCCCAGGTGAGCCGGATGCTCGCCGCCCAACCCTACGGCGTGGACGAACTGCCGCGCGAGGTGCGCCGCCGCTTCGAGGCGCTCGATGGCCAGGGCATGTTCCTCCTGCTCTTCCCCTCGGTGTCCAACCACGACACGCGCGAGCTGTCGGCCTGGGCCGCCCAGCTCGACGAGGTGGTCGCCAAGGCCCAGGCGCGGGGCGTGAACCTGGCCCTGCTCGACAGCAACCGGCTCGCCGCGCGCATCTTCTCGCTCGTGAAGATGGACGGGCCCTTCATCCTCTCGGCCGCCGCGGGCGTCGTCTTCCTCACCATCCTGCTGAGCCTGCGCAGCTTCAAGCGCGCCTGCCTGGTCGCCGGGCCGCTCTTCCTGGGCATGCTGTGCCTCGCCGGCGGCATGCACCTGTTCGGCGTGCAGCTCAACTTCATCAATGCCGTGGTGCTGCCCAACCTCCTGGCCATCGCCGTGGACAACTCGGTCCACCTCTACCACCGGTATGAGGAGGAGGGGCCCGGCTCGCTGGGTCACGTGGTGCGGCACACGGGGCTGGCGGCGGTGGTGGCCACCCTGTCCAACGCCGCGGGGTACGGCGCGCTGTTGATCTCCCACCACGCGGGCCTGCGTTCCATTGGCCAGATTGCACTTCTGGGCGTCGTGTGTACCTTCCTGGGCACCACGGTGTTCTTTCCGGCCCTGCTCGCGTTGTTGGAGCGACTCACGGGGAAGGGCGTGGCGGCGGGTGGGGTCCAGCGCCTGGAAGTCGGCTCGTCCTCGAAGGGAGGGGCCGCGGAGCCAGGGGAGCGTAAATCGGCGTGA
- a CDS encoding N-acetyltransferase yields MAAAAQPMTAGSPSPTPSARVEVAPVRTSAERTAFIRFPYTIYQGDPNWVPPLEMERRDFMDPRKNPFFQFGEVEFFLARREGEVVGRIAAVNNPRYNSFQKTNVGFFGLFECVNDTAVAGALFDAASEWLRARGFTSVLGPMSYSTNHEVGLLVDGFGTPPSIMTTYNPSWYAALLEAHGFTKAKDLYAWELSAATPPPEKVARVAEKIRQREGVTVRTVNLKDFDAEVKRIKTMYNAAWENNWGFVPMTEAEFDHLAQELKQMVRPELVLIAEVKGEPVGFGLTIPDANEALKAANGRLTTFGLPIGLAKLLLASRRIRRLRLVLLGTVAGYRRRGLDAILYLDTLRKARELGFEGGEISWTLEDNHLVNRAIESMGGQRSKTFRVYERPL; encoded by the coding sequence ATGGCCGCCGCCGCCCAACCGATGACCGCCGGGTCACCCTCCCCCACCCCGTCCGCCCGCGTGGAGGTGGCGCCCGTGCGCACCTCGGCCGAGCGCACGGCCTTCATCCGCTTCCCGTACACCATCTATCAGGGGGACCCGAACTGGGTGCCACCCCTGGAGATGGAGCGCCGGGACTTCATGGACCCGCGCAAGAACCCCTTCTTCCAGTTCGGCGAGGTGGAGTTCTTCCTCGCGCGGCGCGAGGGCGAGGTGGTGGGTCGCATCGCCGCGGTGAACAACCCGCGCTACAACAGCTTCCAGAAGACGAACGTGGGCTTCTTCGGCCTGTTCGAGTGCGTGAACGACACGGCGGTGGCCGGGGCGCTGTTCGACGCGGCCTCCGAGTGGCTGCGCGCCCGGGGCTTCACGTCGGTGCTCGGGCCCATGAGCTACTCCACCAACCACGAGGTGGGACTGCTCGTGGACGGCTTCGGCACCCCGCCGTCCATCATGACGACGTACAACCCGTCCTGGTACGCGGCGCTGCTGGAGGCACACGGCTTCACCAAGGCCAAGGACTTGTACGCCTGGGAGCTGTCCGCGGCCACCCCGCCGCCGGAGAAGGTGGCGCGCGTGGCGGAGAAGATCCGTCAGCGCGAGGGCGTCACCGTGCGCACGGTGAACCTCAAGGACTTCGATGCGGAGGTCAAGCGCATCAAGACCATGTACAACGCGGCGTGGGAGAACAACTGGGGCTTCGTGCCGATGACGGAGGCCGAGTTCGACCACCTGGCCCAGGAGCTCAAGCAGATGGTGCGCCCGGAGCTGGTGCTCATCGCCGAGGTGAAGGGCGAGCCGGTGGGCTTCGGGCTGACGATCCCGGACGCGAACGAGGCGCTCAAGGCGGCCAACGGCCGGCTCACCACGTTCGGGCTGCCCATTGGACTCGCGAAGCTGCTGCTCGCCTCGCGCCGCATCCGCCGGCTGCGGCTCGTGCTGCTGGGCACGGTGGCGGGCTACCGGCGCCGGGGCCTGGACGCCATCCTCTACCTGGACACCCTGCGCAAGGCGCGCGAGCTGGGCTTCGAGGGCGGGGAGATCTCCTGGACGTTGGAGGACAACCACCTGGTCAACCGCGCCATCGAGTCCATGGGGGGCCAGCGCTCCAAGACGTTCCGCGTCTACGAGCGGCCCCTGTAG
- a CDS encoding aminotransferase class I/II-fold pyridoxal phosphate-dependent enzyme, with protein MSGRSILAQRVAPLGTTVFSEFSALALQHGAVNLGQGFPDFDGPDAVKEAAHQAIVSGINQYAPSTGLKVLREAIAEHGARFHGHTGIDPDTMVTVTSGATEAILCVLLGLVDPGDEVVVFAPVYDSYDANIAFVGARARHIPLRPPDAAHPTWWFSPDEARAAFGPRTRLLLLNTPHNPTGKVFTREELAFLGTLCAEHDAYVLSDEVYEHIVFAPAWHVRAATVPELAGRTVTVSSGGKTFSLTGWKVGWIIAPPALRDAVQRAHQFVTFATASPLQAAMAVALRLPDAYFEGLRAQYHARRERLLAGLARAGLSAQAPEGSYFLLADISQKGLGDDLAFCRHLVTRVGVAAIPPSVFYPPEHKHLGRGLARFAFCKSDAVLDEAARRLEAGLR; from the coding sequence ATGAGCGGCAGGTCCATCCTCGCCCAGCGGGTCGCGCCGCTGGGCACCACCGTGTTCTCCGAGTTCAGCGCCCTGGCCCTCCAGCATGGCGCGGTCAACCTGGGGCAGGGCTTCCCCGACTTCGACGGGCCGGACGCCGTGAAGGAAGCCGCCCACCAGGCCATCGTCTCGGGCATCAACCAGTACGCGCCCAGCACGGGCCTCAAGGTGTTGCGCGAGGCCATCGCCGAGCACGGCGCGCGCTTCCACGGCCACACGGGCATCGATCCGGACACCATGGTGACGGTGACGAGCGGCGCCACCGAGGCCATCCTCTGCGTGCTGCTGGGCCTGGTGGATCCGGGGGACGAGGTGGTGGTGTTCGCGCCCGTCTACGACTCGTATGACGCCAACATCGCGTTCGTGGGGGCCCGGGCGCGCCACATCCCCTTGAGGCCGCCGGACGCCGCGCACCCCACGTGGTGGTTCTCCCCGGACGAGGCGCGCGCCGCGTTCGGCCCGCGCACGCGCCTGCTGCTGCTCAACACGCCCCACAACCCCACCGGCAAGGTGTTCACCCGCGAGGAGCTCGCCTTTCTCGGCACGCTGTGCGCCGAGCACGACGCCTACGTGCTGTCCGACGAGGTGTACGAGCACATCGTCTTCGCCCCGGCGTGGCACGTGCGCGCGGCCACGGTGCCGGAGCTCGCCGGGCGCACCGTCACCGTGAGCAGCGGGGGCAAGACGTTCAGCCTCACCGGGTGGAAGGTGGGGTGGATCATCGCGCCGCCCGCGCTGCGCGACGCCGTGCAGCGCGCCCACCAGTTCGTCACCTTCGCCACCGCCTCGCCCCTGCAGGCCGCCATGGCCGTGGCGCTGCGCCTGCCGGACGCCTACTTCGAGGGCCTCCGGGCCCAGTACCACGCCCGGCGCGAGCGCCTGCTCGCGGGGCTCGCCCGGGCGGGTCTGTCGGCCCAGGCCCCCGAGGGCAGCTACTTCCTCCTCGCGGACATCTCCCAGAAGGGCCTGGGGGACGACCTGGCCTTCTGCCGGCACCTGGTGACGCGGGTGGGGGTGGCCGCCATTCCGCCCAGCGTCTTCTACCCCCCCGAGCACAAGCACCTGGGCCGGGGCCTGGCGCGCTTCGCCTTCTGCAAGAGCGACGCGGTGCTGGACGAGGCGGCGCGGCGCCTGGAGGCCGGACTCCGGTGA
- a CDS encoding penicillin-insensitive murein endopeptidase, protein MATLAPPATEALAEGPGPVVPEGEPEEDDESAEGGDSPEGEEEVETATGEAAVTGPVYTTEWTDEALTEMWKKEPKALGSVSVGFVHSGRMVNAVQFPPGEQWIVVSPELTWATQETIDAVTTAIREVKAAHPKAPRLRVNQISSKDGGYLRPHKSHQAGRDVDLGFYYPTEEPIRVRERERHIDLELNWGLIKALAVHTDVQMILVDKRVQKVLREYALGHGEDAKWVDSLFLGDRALIKHARGHRDHFHVRFFNARAQELGWRIAPLLALQPDHNMMMHRVRSGDTLGAIALRYGSGVKAIQKASRMRNTFLRLGQVLAVPLRGPCTRCPVPPHVVLPPRRLPPGLEPLAPEAPALATTPAAPTESAPVAAEAESVPVATESAPAIVEAPKPPAPEAPVQAVTATEPAPEPVPVAPALPPEGGAASLPATADTSPSTVQ, encoded by the coding sequence GTGGCGACCCTGGCGCCCCCCGCCACCGAGGCCCTCGCCGAGGGTCCGGGTCCGGTGGTGCCCGAGGGTGAGCCCGAGGAGGACGACGAGTCCGCCGAGGGAGGCGATTCGCCCGAGGGCGAGGAGGAAGTCGAGACCGCCACGGGCGAGGCCGCGGTGACGGGGCCCGTGTACACCACCGAGTGGACGGACGAGGCCCTCACCGAGATGTGGAAGAAGGAGCCCAAGGCGCTCGGCTCCGTCTCGGTGGGCTTCGTGCACAGCGGGCGCATGGTGAACGCCGTGCAGTTCCCACCCGGCGAGCAGTGGATCGTCGTGTCCCCGGAGCTCACCTGGGCCACCCAGGAGACGATCGACGCCGTCACCACCGCCATCCGCGAGGTGAAGGCCGCCCACCCCAAGGCGCCCCGGCTGCGCGTCAACCAGATCAGCTCCAAGGACGGCGGCTACCTGCGGCCGCACAAGAGCCACCAGGCCGGCCGCGACGTGGACCTGGGCTTCTACTACCCCACCGAGGAGCCCATCCGGGTGCGCGAGCGCGAGCGCCACATCGATCTGGAGCTCAACTGGGGCCTCATCAAGGCGCTCGCGGTGCACACCGACGTGCAGATGATCCTCGTGGACAAGCGCGTGCAGAAGGTGCTGCGCGAGTACGCGCTCGGGCACGGCGAGGACGCGAAGTGGGTGGACTCGCTCTTCCTGGGCGATCGCGCCCTCATCAAGCACGCGCGCGGCCACCGCGACCACTTCCACGTGCGCTTCTTCAACGCCCGGGCGCAGGAGCTGGGCTGGCGCATCGCGCCGCTGCTCGCGCTGCAGCCGGACCACAACATGATGATGCACCGGGTGCGCTCGGGCGACACGCTCGGGGCCATCGCGCTGCGCTATGGCTCCGGGGTGAAGGCCATCCAGAAGGCGAGCCGGATGCGCAACACCTTCCTGCGGCTCGGTCAGGTGCTGGCCGTGCCCCTGCGCGGCCCGTGCACGCGCTGCCCGGTGCCGCCGCACGTCGTGCTGCCGCCCCGGCGGCTGCCCCCGGGCCTGGAGCCCCTCGCCCCCGAGGCCCCCGCGCTGGCCACCACGCCCGCCGCCCCCACCGAGAGCGCGCCCGTCGCCGCCGAGGCCGAGAGCGTGCCCGTCGCCACCGAGAGCGCGCCCGCGATCGTGGAGGCCCCGAAGCCCCCGGCCCCCGAGGCGCCCGTGCAGGCGGTCACCGCGACCGAGCCCGCGCCGGAGCCCGTTCCGGTGGCGCCGGCCTTGCCGCCGGAGGGCGGGGCCGCGAGCCTGCCCGCCACGGCGGACACCTCGCCCAGCACCGTGCAGTGA